The sequence TCGAGGGCCCCGGACGAGCCGGGCGGTCGCGCCCGGCGGGGCGCCGCTTCAGGCGGCCTTGGGCGGGTTGCAGATTTCCTCGACCGAGCGCTGCACGGCCTTGGGGTCGAAAATGCGCTCCAGCCAGCCCTCGCGGAAAATCTGCGGCCGGGCCTGGTCGATGGCATAGAGCGCGCCGTCGGAGAACTTGCCTTCGGGGAAAATCTCGAAGGCGATGGCGAGCTCGATGGTCAGATGGCCGAGCAGGAAGTCGGTCGCCGCCTGACGCGGCACGCCGCGGCGCACGGCCTCATCCGTCGCCTCGCGCAGGGCGAGGCAGAGCGTGGCGCCGATGGTCTCCGCCAGCGCCGGCTCCATGATGGCGATCTGCTCCACCGTGCAGCGATGCGCGCGCATGACAGGCTTGTAGATGGTGCGGGCGATCTGCTCGCACTGGGCATAGTGCTCGTCCGGTCCCTGCATCAGCGCGCAGACAATGTGCTGCTTGGCGTGCACGCCGCCGAAGAAGTCGTTCTTCGCCGCTTCCGTCACCTCGTCATTGAAGATCGGCGGGTGGCAGGGATGGGTGACGAAATAGGTGACATCCTCGCGCTTGGGCAGTTCGCCCGCATGCGGGGCGGCGGCGTCGAGCATGATGATGGCGGTGCCGGGCTTCACCTTCTCGATGAAGGTGTGCGCGATCTTGCCGATCAGCCGGTCCGGCACAGCCATGAGCACGGCATCGGCATCGGCGAGCGCGTTGTCGCCGTCGACGCAGTCGAGCCCGGTCTTCTCCTTCAGCCGGGTCCGGCCGGCCTCGGTCGGCTCGACATGCATCACCTCATAGGGCGAGCCCTGGAGATTGGTGGCGAGCCGGACGCCCATCTTTCCGCCGGCGCCGAGCAGGGCGATCTTTTTCATCGGAATTCTCTCCCTTGGGTCAATGGTTGGCGCCGCCTTTGGCAGCGCTGAAGAAGTCCGGCCGGCCCATCTGGCCGCCCTTGAACGTGATTTCGAGCCCGTCATGAGGCCCTTCCGCATAGGCGCGGCAGAGCGGTGAGCCCGGCGCGAGCGGCGCCAGCGCGGTCACGGCATAGATGCCGAGCGCCATGCCGGCATGGCCCGACGTGTCGCCGCCGGAAATCACGGCGCGCGTCAGCCCGGCCCGCTCGACCACCGCATCCAGCACCCG is a genomic window of Ancylobacter sp. IITR112 containing:
- a CDS encoding phosphogluconate dehydrogenase C-terminal domain-containing protein — its product is MKKIALLGAGGKMGVRLATNLQGSPYEVMHVEPTEAGRTRLKEKTGLDCVDGDNALADADAVLMAVPDRLIGKIAHTFIEKVKPGTAIIMLDAAAPHAGELPKREDVTYFVTHPCHPPIFNDEVTEAAKNDFFGGVHAKQHIVCALMQGPDEHYAQCEQIARTIYKPVMRAHRCTVEQIAIMEPALAETIGATLCLALREATDEAVRRGVPRQAATDFLLGHLTIELAIAFEIFPEGKFSDGALYAIDQARPQIFREGWLERIFDPKAVQRSVEEICNPPKAA